A single window of Rhodococcus jostii RHA1 DNA harbors:
- a CDS encoding vWA domain-containing protein: MTRKAERGPHNARYGPYEGGDPLAPPVDLREALAAIGDDVFAGTSPRQALREMLRRGNRDMRGLDELAAEANRRRRELLKRNNLNGTLEEVRELLDRAVLEERKTLARALDDDARFSEMRLEELSPSTAQAVQELADYDWRSSEAREDYEKIRDLLGREVLDQRFAGMKQALEGATEEDRERIREMLTDLNDLLDKHSRGEDTQEQFDEFMDKHGEYFPEDPQNVEELLDSLAQRAAAAQRLRNSLSQEQRDELDALAQQAFGDPSLIGQLDRLDQHLQAARPGEDWQGAQRFRGDDGMGLGEGTGALQDIAELESLAEQLSQQYAGAQLDDIDADSLARQLGDEAAADAQTLAELEKALRDQGFFDRGADGQWRLSPKAMRQLGQTALRDVAQQLSSRGGQRETRRAGAMGEPTGASREWAFGDTEPWDVTRTITNAVLRAASDPVERGRVPVRLSVSDVEVMETEQRSQAAVALLVDTSFSMVMEGRWVPMKRTALALNHLVSTRFRSDELQLISFGRHAQVLTPSELAGLDGAWDQGTNLHHALLLAARHLRRHPNAQPVVLIVTDGEPTAHLEPDGFAYFDYPPSARTLGLTVRELDTLARLGAHVTFFRLGEDPGLARVVDRMAERVGGRVVAPGLDGLGAAVVSDYMRRRR; this comes from the coding sequence ATGACCCGCAAGGCGGAGCGCGGACCGCACAACGCGCGGTACGGGCCGTACGAGGGTGGTGATCCGCTGGCACCGCCGGTGGACCTGCGCGAGGCCCTGGCCGCGATCGGCGACGACGTGTTCGCGGGCACGTCGCCGCGGCAGGCGCTGCGCGAGATGCTCCGGCGCGGCAACCGGGACATGCGCGGCCTGGACGAGCTTGCGGCCGAGGCCAATCGGCGTCGCCGTGAGCTGCTGAAGCGGAACAACCTGAACGGCACACTCGAAGAGGTCCGGGAACTCCTCGACCGCGCGGTGCTCGAGGAACGCAAGACACTGGCCCGCGCGCTCGACGACGACGCCCGCTTCTCCGAGATGCGCCTCGAGGAACTGTCGCCGTCCACCGCGCAGGCCGTGCAGGAACTCGCCGACTACGACTGGCGCAGTTCGGAGGCCCGCGAGGACTACGAGAAGATCCGGGACCTCCTGGGCCGAGAGGTGCTGGACCAGCGGTTCGCCGGCATGAAACAGGCCCTCGAGGGTGCCACGGAAGAAGACCGCGAACGCATCCGCGAGATGCTCACCGATCTCAACGACCTGCTGGACAAGCACTCCCGCGGTGAGGACACGCAGGAACAGTTCGACGAGTTCATGGACAAGCACGGGGAATACTTCCCCGAGGACCCGCAGAACGTCGAGGAACTGCTCGACTCACTGGCGCAGCGGGCGGCGGCGGCGCAGCGCCTGCGGAACTCCCTGTCGCAGGAGCAGCGCGACGAACTTGATGCACTGGCGCAGCAGGCGTTCGGCGATCCGTCGCTGATCGGACAGCTGGACCGGCTGGACCAGCATCTGCAGGCCGCGCGCCCGGGTGAGGACTGGCAGGGCGCGCAGCGGTTCCGCGGCGACGACGGCATGGGCCTGGGCGAGGGCACCGGGGCGTTGCAGGACATCGCGGAACTCGAGTCGCTCGCCGAGCAACTGTCGCAGCAGTATGCGGGCGCACAACTCGACGACATCGATGCGGACTCTCTGGCGCGGCAACTCGGCGACGAGGCGGCGGCCGATGCGCAGACCCTCGCCGAACTCGAGAAGGCCCTGCGCGATCAGGGCTTCTTCGACCGCGGGGCGGACGGCCAGTGGCGCCTGTCGCCCAAGGCGATGCGGCAACTCGGTCAGACGGCTCTGCGGGACGTGGCGCAGCAGCTGTCTTCGCGTGGCGGGCAACGGGAGACGCGCCGCGCCGGGGCGATGGGGGAGCCGACCGGAGCGTCCCGAGAATGGGCGTTCGGCGACACCGAGCCGTGGGACGTCACGCGCACGATCACCAACGCCGTGCTGCGGGCGGCGTCCGATCCGGTCGAGCGCGGTCGCGTCCCCGTCCGGTTGTCCGTGTCGGACGTGGAGGTGATGGAGACCGAGCAGCGGTCGCAGGCGGCGGTCGCGCTGCTGGTCGACACGTCGTTCTCGATGGTGATGGAGGGCCGGTGGGTGCCGATGAAACGCACCGCCCTCGCCCTGAACCACTTGGTGAGCACCCGGTTCCGCAGCGACGAACTGCAGCTCATCTCGTTCGGCAGGCACGCGCAGGTGCTGACGCCGTCGGAGCTGGCCGGCCTGGACGGCGCGTGGGACCAGGGCACCAATCTGCATCACGCGCTGCTGCTGGCGGCCCGCCATCTGCGCCGGCACCCCAACGCCCAGCCGGTGGTCCTGATCGTCACCGACGGTGAGCCGACGGCCCACCTCGAGCCGGACGGCTTCGCGTACTTCGACTACCCGCCGAGCGCCCGGACCCTCGGTCTGACGGTCCGGGAACTCGACACCCTCGCCCGCCTCGGCGCTCACGTCACGTTCTTCCGGCTCGGTGAGGATCCCGGTCTCGCGCGGGTGGTGGACCGGATGGCCGAGCGGGTCGGCGGACGCGTCGTGGCGCCCGGGCTGGACGGTCTGGGCGCGGCCGTCGTCAGCGACTACATGCGTCGCCGCCGCTAG
- a CDS encoding agmatine deiminase family protein, with the protein MTWRMPAEGELHERTWMAYPSEGYSLGDTPEEHHEARTTWAEVAHAVARFEPVTVVVDPGQVSAAKEYLSADIDIVEAPLNDAWMRDIGPTFVLSEDGRLGGVDWIFNGWGGQDWAQWDKDSKIGALVVERSGAELVDSPIVNEGGGIQVDGLGTVLVTETVQLDPGRNPELSKADIEAELARTIGATKVIWLPRGLTRDQDTYGTRGHVDIVAAIPSPGVVLVHDQRNPEHPDFEVSKAVIDLLKQTTDARGESWEIITVPAPTVLRDEEGFVDYSYINHFVVNGGVIACSFDDPADEEAVAILSAAYPGRTVVSVDARPLFARGGGIHCITQHQPAVR; encoded by the coding sequence ATGACCTGGCGCATGCCCGCGGAAGGCGAACTGCACGAACGCACCTGGATGGCCTACCCCAGTGAGGGCTACTCCCTGGGCGACACCCCCGAGGAACACCACGAGGCACGCACCACGTGGGCCGAGGTGGCGCACGCCGTCGCCCGGTTCGAGCCCGTCACCGTCGTCGTCGACCCCGGACAGGTGTCCGCAGCCAAGGAATACCTGTCCGCCGACATCGACATCGTCGAGGCGCCGCTGAACGACGCCTGGATGCGCGACATCGGACCCACATTCGTGCTGTCCGAGGACGGGCGCCTCGGCGGCGTCGACTGGATCTTCAACGGCTGGGGCGGCCAGGACTGGGCCCAGTGGGACAAGGACTCGAAGATCGGCGCACTGGTGGTCGAGCGGTCCGGGGCCGAACTCGTCGACTCGCCCATCGTCAACGAGGGCGGCGGCATCCAGGTCGACGGCCTCGGCACCGTGCTGGTGACCGAGACCGTGCAACTCGACCCCGGCCGCAACCCCGAACTGTCGAAAGCCGACATCGAGGCCGAGCTCGCCCGGACGATCGGTGCCACGAAGGTCATCTGGCTACCGCGCGGACTGACCCGGGACCAGGACACGTACGGCACGCGCGGACATGTCGACATCGTCGCCGCCATCCCGTCACCGGGCGTCGTCCTGGTGCACGACCAGCGGAACCCCGAACACCCCGACTTCGAGGTCAGCAAGGCCGTCATCGACCTGCTGAAGCAGACCACCGACGCCCGCGGTGAGTCGTGGGAGATCATCACCGTCCCCGCGCCGACGGTCCTGCGCGACGAGGAGGGTTTCGTCGACTACAGCTACATCAACCATTTCGTCGTCAACGGCGGCGTCATCGCGTGCAGCTTCGACGATCCCGCGGACGAGGAAGCGGTCGCGATCCTGTCGGCGGCCTACCCCGGACGCACGGTCGTGTCGGTCGACGCCCGCCCGCTCTTCGCGCGCGGCGGCGGAATTCACTGCATCACCCAGCATCAGCCCGCCGTGCGCTGA
- a CDS encoding TetR/AcrR family transcriptional regulator has protein sequence MPRPSQRLLSPEIITEAAMRMVDLTGDFTMPGLAERLKVRPSSLYNHVSGRAEIIELMRARMMAGIVVADPDGKWSETVAGLAREYRRNYAEHPRLIPLFTAHTVQSGVAFGLYNALAQAFSDGGFTPEEILHAITTVDSFVLGSALDLAAPEVVWATAPEANEAMLAALATSGPNPGRADAAFEFGLRTLIAGLVAQAPIEP, from the coding sequence ATGCCACGGCCATCACAGCGACTGCTGTCGCCGGAGATCATCACCGAAGCTGCCATGCGCATGGTGGACCTCACCGGTGATTTCACGATGCCGGGTCTCGCCGAACGGCTGAAGGTGCGGCCCTCCTCGCTGTACAACCACGTGTCCGGGAGGGCGGAGATCATCGAATTGATGCGTGCCCGCATGATGGCGGGCATCGTGGTGGCGGACCCCGACGGCAAGTGGAGCGAGACGGTGGCCGGCCTGGCGCGCGAGTATCGGCGCAACTACGCCGAGCATCCTCGGCTGATTCCTCTGTTCACCGCGCACACAGTGCAGTCCGGTGTGGCTTTCGGGCTGTACAACGCGCTGGCGCAGGCATTCTCGGACGGTGGCTTCACGCCCGAGGAGATTCTGCACGCCATCACGACGGTCGACAGCTTCGTGCTGGGGTCGGCGCTGGACCTCGCCGCCCCCGAAGTGGTCTGGGCGACCGCTCCGGAGGCGAACGAGGCCATGCTGGCCGCCCTCGCCACGTCCGGGCCGAACCCCGGACGGGCGGATGCAGCATTCGAGTTCGGGCTGCGGACGCTTATCGCGGGCTTGGTGGCGCAGGCTCCGATCGAGCCGTGA
- a CDS encoding nitrilase-related carbon-nitrogen hydrolase, which yields MLTITALTPPESLSRTRETGRTPLRVGLVQHRWHDNDEDLRAELDEGIAAAAKLGARVVFLPELTLSRYPASTPGGDNPGRTAEDLLTGPTFTFAAKAAAEHGVLVHASLYERNDSEDGVQYEDGLGFNTAILVAPSGELLARTRKLHIPVTAGYYEDTYFRGGPATDPYPVHTAEALGGVKLGLPTCWDEWFPEVARAYSLGGAEILVYPTAIGSEPDHPQFDTQPLWQQVIVGNGIANGTFMVVPNRHGSEGLITFYGSSFISDPYGRILAQAPRDESAVLVADLDLQQREDWLALFPFLATRRPDTYGVLTEPVDHASPFGRA from the coding sequence ATGTTGACGATTACCGCCCTCACCCCTCCCGAGTCCCTGTCGAGGACGCGCGAGACGGGACGCACCCCGCTCCGCGTCGGCCTCGTCCAGCACCGCTGGCACGACAACGACGAGGACCTGCGGGCCGAACTCGACGAGGGCATCGCCGCGGCAGCGAAACTCGGCGCGCGCGTGGTGTTCCTCCCCGAACTCACACTGAGCCGCTACCCCGCGTCGACGCCGGGTGGCGACAACCCGGGACGTACCGCCGAGGACCTCCTCACCGGCCCCACGTTCACGTTCGCCGCCAAGGCCGCCGCGGAACACGGCGTCCTCGTCCACGCGTCGCTGTACGAGCGGAACGACTCCGAGGACGGCGTGCAGTACGAGGACGGTCTCGGGTTCAACACGGCCATCCTCGTCGCCCCCTCCGGTGAACTGCTCGCGCGCACCCGCAAGCTGCACATTCCCGTCACCGCCGGCTACTACGAGGACACCTACTTCCGCGGCGGTCCCGCAACCGATCCGTACCCCGTCCACACCGCCGAGGCACTCGGCGGGGTGAAGCTCGGACTGCCGACGTGCTGGGACGAGTGGTTCCCCGAGGTCGCCCGCGCGTACTCGCTCGGCGGCGCCGAGATCCTGGTGTACCCCACCGCGATCGGCTCCGAGCCCGACCACCCGCAGTTCGACACCCAGCCGCTGTGGCAGCAGGTGATCGTCGGCAACGGCATCGCGAACGGCACCTTCATGGTGGTGCCCAACCGCCACGGCAGCGAAGGCCTCATCACGTTCTACGGCTCGTCGTTCATCTCCGACCCCTACGGCCGGATCCTCGCGCAGGCCCCCCGCGACGAATCCGCAGTCCTCGTCGCCGACCTCGACCTGCAGCAGCGCGAAGACTGGCTGGCCCTGTTCCCGTTCCTGGCCACCCGGCGCCCCGACACGTACGGCGTCCTCACCGAGCCGGTCGATCACGCCTCCCCGTTCGGGAGGGCCTGA